A portion of the Lolium rigidum isolate FL_2022 chromosome 1, APGP_CSIRO_Lrig_0.1, whole genome shotgun sequence genome contains these proteins:
- the LOC124684578 gene encoding 36.4 kDa proline-rich protein-like, with protein sequence MEASTKKLGPLLLTLFLLISTAFAATVDCDCDKPKHPKPSHPAPSTRPSYPKPPTKGPKPAPKGPTHPRPAPKVPVHPPIVGPPKGHVPRPPVYVPPKGPVTAPPVIVGPPVVYPKPPVTAPPVTHPTPPVTAPPVTYPAPPVTAPPVTYPTPPVIAPPVTYPSPPVTAPPVTYPSPPVDTPCPPPPPATPASQTCPVDSLKIGACVDLLGGLVHVGLGDPVVNKCCPLLEGLVELEAAVCLCTTIRLKLLNINLVLPLALQLLLTCGKTPPPGYTCSI encoded by the coding sequence ATGGAGGCGAGCACGAAGAAGCTCGGTCCACTGCTCCTCACCcttttcctcctcatctccaccgccttcgccgccaccgtcgactgCGACTGCGACAAGCCCAAGCACCCCAAGCCCTCCCACCCAGCACCCAGCACCAGGCCCTCCTACCCCAAGCCCCCAACCAAGGGCCCCAAGCCGGCGCCCAAGGGCCCTACCCACCCGCGGCCGGCGCCCAAGGTCCCCGTCCACCCGCCGATCGTCGGCCCTCCAAAGGGCCACGTCCCTCGCCCTCCCGTCTACGTCCCGCCAAAGGGCCCCGTCACTGCTCCTCCCGTCATCGTCGGCCCACCCGTCGTCTACCCCAAGCCGCCAGTCACCGCCCCTCCGGTCACCCACCCCACACCGCCGGTCACCGCTCCTCCAGTCACCTACCCCGCGCCGCCGGTCACTGCTCCTCCAGTCACCTACCCCACGCCGCCCGTCATCGCTCCTCCGGTCACCTACCCTAGCCCACCAGTCACCGCTCCACCGGTCACGTACCCGTCGCCGCCGGTGGACACGCCGTGCCCGCCGCCTCCCCCGGCGACCCCAGCATCGCAGACGTGCCCGGTGGACTCCCTGAAGATCGGGGCGTGCGTGGACCTGCTGGGCGGGCTGGTGCACGTGGGCCTCGGCGACCCGGTGGTGAACAAGTGCTGCCCGCTGCTGGAGGGGCTGGTGGAGCTGGAGGCGGCGGTGTGCCTCTGCACCACCATCCGGCTCAAGCTCCTCAACATCAACCTCGTCCTCCCGCTCGCGCTCCAGCTGCTGCTCACCTGCGGCAAGACGCCTCCCCCCGGCTACACCTGCTCCATCTGA